The Manis javanica isolate MJ-LG chromosome 4, MJ_LKY, whole genome shotgun sequence genome contains a region encoding:
- the HP1BP3 gene encoding heterochromatin protein 1-binding protein 3 isoform X3, whose amino-acid sequence MATDTSPGELVHPKALPLIVGAQLIHADKLGEKVEDSAMPIRRAVNSTRETPPKSKLAEGEEEKPEPDVSSEESVSTVEEQENETPPATSSETEHPKGDPENEEKEENKSPEETKKDEKDQSKEKEKKVKKTIPSWATLSASQLARAQKQTPMASSPRPKMDAILTEAIKACFQKSGASVVAIRKYIIHKYPSLELERRGYLLKQALKRELSRGVIKQVKGKGASGSFVVVQKSRKTPQKSRNRKNRSSAVDPEPQVKLEDILPLAFTRLCEPKEASYSLIRKYVSQYYPKLRVDIRPQLLKNALQRAVERGQLEQITGKGASGTFQELRPTWCRGVLS is encoded by the exons atggcgACTGATACATCTCCAGGTGAACTCGTCCATCCTAAGGCACTCCCACTTATAGTAGGAGCTCAGCTGATCCACGCGGACAAGTTAGGTGAG AAGGTAGAAGATAGCGCCATGCCGATTCGTCGAGCTGTGAATTCTACTCGGgaaactcctcccaaaagcaaGCTTGCtgaaggggaggaagaaaagccaG AGCCAGATGTAAGTTCAGAGGAATCTGTCTCCACTGTAGAagaacaagagaatgaaactccaCCTGCTACATCTAGTGAAACAGAGCATCCAAAGGGGGACCCTGAGaatgaagagaaggaagaaaacaagtctCCTGAGGAAACCAAAAAGGA tgagAAAGATCAGtctaaagaaaaggagaagaaagtgaaaaaaacaatACCTTCCTGGGCCACCCTTTCTGCCAGCCAGCTAGCCAGGGCCCAGAAACAAACACCGATGGCTTCCTCCCCACGTCCCAAGATGGATGCAATCCTAACTGAGGCCATTAAG GCATGCTTCCAGAAGAGTGGTGCATCAGTGGTTGCTATTCGAAAATATATCATCCATAAGTACCCTTCTCTGGAGCTGGAGAGAAGGGGCTACCTCCTTAAACAAGCACTGAAAAGAGAATTAAGTAGAGGTGTCATCAAACAG GTAAAGGGAAAAGGTGCTTCTGGGAGTTTTGTTGTGGtccaaaaatcaagaaaaacacCTCAGAAATCCAGAAACAGAAAG AACAGGAGCTCTGCAGTGGATCCAGAACCCCAAGTAAAATTGGAGGATATCCTCCCACTGGCCTTTACTCGCCTTTGTGAACCTAAAGAAGCTTCCTACAGTCTCATCAGGAAATACGTGTCTCAGTATTACCCTAAACTTAGAGTGGACATCAG gCCTCAGCTGTTGAAGAATGCTCTGCAAAGAGCAGTAGAGAGAGGCCAGTTAGAACAAATAACTGGCAAAGGTGCCTCTGGGACATTCCAG GAACTCCGACCCACCTGGTGCAGAGGAGTCTTGTCTTGA
- the HP1BP3 gene encoding heterochromatin protein 1-binding protein 3 isoform X1, whose translation MATDTSPGELVHPKALPLIVGAQLIHADKLGEKVEDSAMPIRRAVNSTRETPPKSKLAEGEEEKPEPDVSSEESVSTVEEQENETPPATSSETEHPKGDPENEEKEENKSPEETKKDEKDQSKEKEKKVKKTIPSWATLSASQLARAQKQTPMASSPRPKMDAILTEAIKACFQKSGASVVAIRKYIIHKYPSLELERRGYLLKQALKRELSRGVIKQVKGKGASGSFVVVQKSRKTPQKSRNRKNRSSAVDPEPQVKLEDILPLAFTRLCEPKEASYSLIRKYVSQYYPKLRVDIRPQLLKNALQRAVERGQLEQITGKGASGTFQLKKSGEKPLLGGSLMEYAILSAIAAMNEPKTCSTTALKKYVLENHPGTNSNYQMHLLKKTLQKCEKNGWMEQISGKGFSGTFQLCFPYYPSPGVLFPKKEPDDSKDEDEDEDDSSEEDSEDEEPPPKRRLQKKTPAKSSGKAAPVKQRGSEPAPKVPAAQRGKARPLPKKAPPNAKTPAKKARPSPSVIKKPSGGSSKKPIASVRKEVKLPGKGKSTMKKSFKAKK comes from the exons atggcgACTGATACATCTCCAGGTGAACTCGTCCATCCTAAGGCACTCCCACTTATAGTAGGAGCTCAGCTGATCCACGCGGACAAGTTAGGTGAG AAGGTAGAAGATAGCGCCATGCCGATTCGTCGAGCTGTGAATTCTACTCGGgaaactcctcccaaaagcaaGCTTGCtgaaggggaggaagaaaagccaG AGCCAGATGTAAGTTCAGAGGAATCTGTCTCCACTGTAGAagaacaagagaatgaaactccaCCTGCTACATCTAGTGAAACAGAGCATCCAAAGGGGGACCCTGAGaatgaagagaaggaagaaaacaagtctCCTGAGGAAACCAAAAAGGA tgagAAAGATCAGtctaaagaaaaggagaagaaagtgaaaaaaacaatACCTTCCTGGGCCACCCTTTCTGCCAGCCAGCTAGCCAGGGCCCAGAAACAAACACCGATGGCTTCCTCCCCACGTCCCAAGATGGATGCAATCCTAACTGAGGCCATTAAG GCATGCTTCCAGAAGAGTGGTGCATCAGTGGTTGCTATTCGAAAATATATCATCCATAAGTACCCTTCTCTGGAGCTGGAGAGAAGGGGCTACCTCCTTAAACAAGCACTGAAAAGAGAATTAAGTAGAGGTGTCATCAAACAG GTAAAGGGAAAAGGTGCTTCTGGGAGTTTTGTTGTGGtccaaaaatcaagaaaaacacCTCAGAAATCCAGAAACAGAAAG AACAGGAGCTCTGCAGTGGATCCAGAACCCCAAGTAAAATTGGAGGATATCCTCCCACTGGCCTTTACTCGCCTTTGTGAACCTAAAGAAGCTTCCTACAGTCTCATCAGGAAATACGTGTCTCAGTATTACCCTAAACTTAGAGTGGACATCAG gCCTCAGCTGTTGAAGAATGCTCTGCAAAGAGCAGTAGAGAGAGGCCAGTTAGAACAAATAACTGGCAAAGGTGCCTCTGGGACATTCCAG CTGAAGAAATCAGGGGAGAAACCCCTGCTTGGTGGAAGCCTGATGGAATATGCAATCTTGTCTGCCATTGCCGCCATGAATGAGCCGAAGACCTGCTCCACCACTGCTCTGAAGAAGTATGTCCTGGAGAACCACCCAGGGACCAATTCTAACTATCAAA TGCATTTGCTGAAGAAAACCCTGCAGAAATGCGAGAAGAACGGGTGGATGGAACAGATCTCTGGTAAAGGATTCAGTGGCACCTTCCAGCTCTGTTTTCCCTATTACCCCAG CCCAGGAGTTCTATTTCCAAAGAAAGAGCCAGATGATTCTAAAGATGAGGATGAAGATGAAGATGACTCCTCAGAAGAGGACTCTGAGGATGAAGAGCCACCGCCTAAGAGAAG GTTGCAGAAGAAAACCCCAGCCAAGTCATCAGGGAAGGCTGCACCTGTGAAACAGAGAGGGTCGGAGCCTGCACCTAAAGTACCAGCTGCCCAGCGAGGGAAAGCTAGGCCCCTACCCAAGAAAGCTCCTCCTAACGCCAAAACTCCTGCCAAAAAAGCCAGACCCTCACCCTCAGTCATCAAGAAACCTAGTGGTGGCTCTTCAAAGAAGCCTATAGCCAGTGTGAGAAAGGAAGTGAAATTGCCTGGCAAGGGCAAATCCACCATgaagaagtctttcaaagcaaaaaagtaa
- the HP1BP3 gene encoding heterochromatin protein 1-binding protein 3 isoform X2, protein MPIRRAVNSTRETPPKSKLAEGEEEKPEPDVSSEESVSTVEEQENETPPATSSETEHPKGDPENEEKEENKSPEETKKDEKDQSKEKEKKVKKTIPSWATLSASQLARAQKQTPMASSPRPKMDAILTEAIKACFQKSGASVVAIRKYIIHKYPSLELERRGYLLKQALKRELSRGVIKQVKGKGASGSFVVVQKSRKTPQKSRNRKNRSSAVDPEPQVKLEDILPLAFTRLCEPKEASYSLIRKYVSQYYPKLRVDIRPQLLKNALQRAVERGQLEQITGKGASGTFQLKKSGEKPLLGGSLMEYAILSAIAAMNEPKTCSTTALKKYVLENHPGTNSNYQMHLLKKTLQKCEKNGWMEQISGKGFSGTFQLCFPYYPSPGVLFPKKEPDDSKDEDEDEDDSSEEDSEDEEPPPKRRLQKKTPAKSSGKAAPVKQRGSEPAPKVPAAQRGKARPLPKKAPPNAKTPAKKARPSPSVIKKPSGGSSKKPIASVRKEVKLPGKGKSTMKKSFKAKK, encoded by the exons ATGCCGATTCGTCGAGCTGTGAATTCTACTCGGgaaactcctcccaaaagcaaGCTTGCtgaaggggaggaagaaaagccaG AGCCAGATGTAAGTTCAGAGGAATCTGTCTCCACTGTAGAagaacaagagaatgaaactccaCCTGCTACATCTAGTGAAACAGAGCATCCAAAGGGGGACCCTGAGaatgaagagaaggaagaaaacaagtctCCTGAGGAAACCAAAAAGGA tgagAAAGATCAGtctaaagaaaaggagaagaaagtgaaaaaaacaatACCTTCCTGGGCCACCCTTTCTGCCAGCCAGCTAGCCAGGGCCCAGAAACAAACACCGATGGCTTCCTCCCCACGTCCCAAGATGGATGCAATCCTAACTGAGGCCATTAAG GCATGCTTCCAGAAGAGTGGTGCATCAGTGGTTGCTATTCGAAAATATATCATCCATAAGTACCCTTCTCTGGAGCTGGAGAGAAGGGGCTACCTCCTTAAACAAGCACTGAAAAGAGAATTAAGTAGAGGTGTCATCAAACAG GTAAAGGGAAAAGGTGCTTCTGGGAGTTTTGTTGTGGtccaaaaatcaagaaaaacacCTCAGAAATCCAGAAACAGAAAG AACAGGAGCTCTGCAGTGGATCCAGAACCCCAAGTAAAATTGGAGGATATCCTCCCACTGGCCTTTACTCGCCTTTGTGAACCTAAAGAAGCTTCCTACAGTCTCATCAGGAAATACGTGTCTCAGTATTACCCTAAACTTAGAGTGGACATCAG gCCTCAGCTGTTGAAGAATGCTCTGCAAAGAGCAGTAGAGAGAGGCCAGTTAGAACAAATAACTGGCAAAGGTGCCTCTGGGACATTCCAG CTGAAGAAATCAGGGGAGAAACCCCTGCTTGGTGGAAGCCTGATGGAATATGCAATCTTGTCTGCCATTGCCGCCATGAATGAGCCGAAGACCTGCTCCACCACTGCTCTGAAGAAGTATGTCCTGGAGAACCACCCAGGGACCAATTCTAACTATCAAA TGCATTTGCTGAAGAAAACCCTGCAGAAATGCGAGAAGAACGGGTGGATGGAACAGATCTCTGGTAAAGGATTCAGTGGCACCTTCCAGCTCTGTTTTCCCTATTACCCCAG CCCAGGAGTTCTATTTCCAAAGAAAGAGCCAGATGATTCTAAAGATGAGGATGAAGATGAAGATGACTCCTCAGAAGAGGACTCTGAGGATGAAGAGCCACCGCCTAAGAGAAG GTTGCAGAAGAAAACCCCAGCCAAGTCATCAGGGAAGGCTGCACCTGTGAAACAGAGAGGGTCGGAGCCTGCACCTAAAGTACCAGCTGCCCAGCGAGGGAAAGCTAGGCCCCTACCCAAGAAAGCTCCTCCTAACGCCAAAACTCCTGCCAAAAAAGCCAGACCCTCACCCTCAGTCATCAAGAAACCTAGTGGTGGCTCTTCAAAGAAGCCTATAGCCAGTGTGAGAAAGGAAGTGAAATTGCCTGGCAAGGGCAAATCCACCATgaagaagtctttcaaagcaaaaaagtaa